ATAAAAAAAAGAGTGAAATTTATTCACTCTCTTTTTTTATGAAATAATTTTTATTTTTGCGGCAGGACGCTTACAATTTTTGTATTTTTCAGCTGATTGTTGAATTTTTTCAGCTTTTTTGTGGTAAATTTAACCATGCCGGCAACCGTGGCGAACAAAGTATCGTCATTGCCCTTTTTTACGTTCTGGCCCGGATGGTATTTTGTGCCTCTTTGCCGAATTATAATCGCGCCGGCTTTGGCGAATTGCCCGTCTGCCAGCTTAACACCCAATCTTTTGCTTTTTGAATCCCGGCCCAGCGCTGTGGAACCGCCGGCTTTCTTATGAGCCATGTTTTTAAAAATAAAATAATATAAAAAAATAAAAAAATCGCTTTTTATATTATTTTGTTATTTTCCCGCCACTTTATTATAATATTTGTGGGCGGGATCCCGCTTAAGCGGTGATAATATTTTGTTATTTTAATATAGCAAAGGGCGGGATAGCTGTCAAGTTGTTGTGGTAAAAATGTTAAATGTGGTATAATAAAATTGAATGAGATTCTTGAGATTCTTAGGATTATTAGGAGAATAATTGTTTACGTCCTAAGAATCGCAAGAATCGTAATAATCCTAATAATCCCAAGTCAAATTTATGCTTTCCAATAATCTCGGCCTATATGCGGGAAAAATTTTAATTGATTTACTAAGGGATATAATCTATTTCCCGCTTTGGTGGTACAGCCGCGGTTTAAAACAATTAACTGTAAGGTTAAAAAATTTTTTAGTAAACAAAGAAAAGTCTTTGGCGCTTTTTGTTTGGATAAAAAATATTTTTCGGCCGATGTATTCCCAGTATGACTGGGCCGGTATTTTAATCAGTTTTTTTGTCAGACTGTTTCAGATAATTTTTCGGGGTATTTTTATGCTGTTTTGGCTGGCCTTAGCGTTATTTATTTTAGGCCTTTGGCTTGCTCTGCCGGTCTTGGCAATTTATGAAATAATTTTTCAATTATTTTTATAATTGATAATAAATGGAAGAAGATTATACAAAAATGCAATTTATTGTCTGCCCGGCTTGCGGAGGAACGGGCGAAAAAAAGCCCGGGCTAAAGTGTTCGGCTTGCGCCGGTTTGGGCGTGGGCAGCTTTTTAGGCGGAAAATTTTTGTATTGGGGATTGAAATTAAGCA
The genomic region above belongs to Patescibacteria group bacterium and contains:
- the rpmA gene encoding 50S ribosomal protein L27, translating into MAHKKAGGSTALGRDSKSKRLGVKLADGQFAKAGAIIIRQRGTKYHPGQNVKKGNDDTLFATVAGMVKFTTKKLKKFNNQLKNTKIVSVLPQK